The genomic interval TCAATAACGTCGAGGGCTTGAGTGCCGATAGAACCAGTGCTGCCTAAAATTAAAATTCGCTTGCTCACTCAGCCATTATCGCAGCATTTTAGAATCTGTGTTTATCCCTTTCTATTCGTTTATCGTCTTTTCTGTTTAATCTCTCCTCGTAACCAGCTCTTGTACCCGAGGCTTACCAAAAGCTTGTCGCGGCGGTACCCGAGGGCGTTAAAGTTCCTCCCTGTAATCAGTTTCGTCTTTATCGCGGACTGTAAAACGCACAGAGCCATCACTACAGTCCGGCCGTTTTTTACCAAAATCAGTGGTACAGGCACCAAAAAGGTGGGGTTGCAAACATCGATATTTTTCATCACATCACCCCCTAATGGGCACCAACTTTTGGACGAAGAAATATCTAAAATAATCATGGCTCGATGCCTAGTGCCCCGGTCATGTCTTACTACAGGCTTTGTGCGCTACTTCTCCGCAACTTCTCCGTATCCAAAATCCTCCGACAAAATCGCTTTAGCCAGTGGAATGTGCAAAAATAAGCGGTAAATCTTTACGTGTACCCACTCTGCAACACCCACTTAAGCTCAATAGAGCTTGCCGAGATGACGCAGTGCTTTGAGACAAGGAGAACAACGTGGCTGGTTCCCACGAAATCGCCCCTGAGATTCATCATGGCGTGTCCACTTTGGACGAGCCTTCTGCTGCTTGGGGTTGGCACAGCATTGGAATGCGAGCAATCCAGATTTCGGGTTGGATTTCAGTAATCTTCCTCCTCGGCTACAACTTTGGTAATCACCAGGGACACGTAGAAACCATCTTCTTGTTTACATTCGCAATTGTGATTGCGGCCGGCCTGATCTACTTACTGGTTAAGCCTCAAGGCACGCAGGTGCGCACCCTTACCGCGCACAACCAGCCACTCGGCTACAAAGAGAAGGACTGGACCTACGAGCAGGCAACCTGCACCGGCGAGTACGCAAAACTCAGCGACTCCCAGCTACGCGCTCTCAACATCGAGCCTGAGCGTGTTCGTCACCTGCGCTCCATCCCAGAAGCTTAAAAGACTTACTAACAAAACGATCCTGCCCTTAAGACAACAAGGCAGGATCGTTTTGTTTTATACAGGGGAAAGAAAGCTTGTCGACGCCCCTCCCCTGGTCTTAGCGCAAAATCAACGTTCTTCTGCTGCCAACTGACCACACGCTGCTGCGATCTCTTGTCCGCGGGTGTCTCGAACAGTACATGGCACTCCCTGAGCGATGACGCGTCGGACAAACTCATCTTGACGATCCTTCGGCGAGGCGTCCCATTCAGAACCAGGCGTGGGATTCAGCGGTATGAGATTCACGTGAACAAGCGAGCCTAAAGCTTTATGCAACTTTTTTCCGAGCATGTCTGCGCGCCATGGTTGATCGTTGACATCACGAATAAGGGCGTATTCAATAGACACGCGCCGGCCCGAGCGATCAGCATAATATCGTGCGGCATCCAATACCTCTGCAACTTCCCAACGATTGTTGGTAGGAACCAGCGTGTCCCGTAGTTCATCGTCTGGGGTATGCAGGGAAACAGCGAGGGTGACTGAGAGATCTTCCTCTGCAAGTTTTCTTATCGCTGGTGCCAACCCCACTGTAGAGACAGTCACATTACGCTGCGAGATACCAAAGCCCTCAGGAACGGGAGAGGTAATCTGGCGAACCGCAGATACTACTCGCTTATAGTTAGCCAATGGCTCGCCCATACCCATAAAAACGATATTGGATAACCGACCGCCTTCAGCAGTCATCGTCGCCGATGCCGCACGCACTTGGTCCACGATCTCTGCAGTAGACAGGTTACGATCCAATCCGCCTTGTCCGGTAGCGCAGAACGGACATGCCATACCGCAACCTGCTTGAGAAGAAATGCACAACGTCGCACGGTTGGGGTATCGCATTAAAACCGATTCAAGCAAAGTCCCATCATGGAGTTTCCACAGCGTCTTTTGAGTTTCCCCTGCATCCGTTTCGATAGCACGAACCGGCGTCATCAGGGTTGGGAATAGCTTCTCTTGGACTTTCACGCGTGCAGCCGCAGGCAAATCTGTCATCGTGCGAGGATCTGCTTCAAGGCGACCATAATAGTGCCGAGCAATCTGATTTGCCCGAAACTTAGGTAGCCCCAATTCGTTCAACGCACTAATGCGTTCTTCCACCGAATAATCCGCGAAATGCTTCGGTGGCATACTCCTGCGTGGCTGGGAAAAATTCAGTTTCACCGGCGTCGAAGTGCTCCGGGTCCCCGGAGCGCTTGGTGCGGCTGCTTCTACAGGGCTTTCAACAGGCTGAGTGGGGTCATTGGGCGTAGTCATCAGTACCATCATGTCACGTCACGCCTTAAAATATGGAACGGCATCGTAACAACCCCCTCTCTGACGCGCTGCAGTCCGTTATCAAGAAAATTGTATCCGCATTGTTATCGCCTCTTATTGGATATCAGGACCCTCATCACGTTGAATAGGAAGCATGCGTAACAAAGATGCCTTCCATGATTCTTCTTCACCTGAGCCTGGCTCTGATATGCCATTCCCCTCTGTCGCCTCAGGTTCAAGCAATGAATCCGATGAAGCACTCCGTACTTCTACAGAACTAAGCGTTCCAACGCAAGACACCATTGGGAACTCTTCTGCCCCAGCTAACAAACAAACAGTGAAAAAGACATTCGCTGGAGGAACCTGGGTTGCCCTCATCATCGGTGCCCTATTGCTGATCCTTCTGCTTATATTTATTTTGCAGAATCAAGAAAAAGTAGCTCTCCACATGTTTGTATGGGAATTTTCCGTTCCGGTAGGCGTTGGTTTCCTCCTCGCATCCATTACCGGGGCATTGATTATGGCCCTAGTCGGTGGAGTACGAATGTTCCAACTGCGACGTCAGATTACCAAGCATCAGTAGTCCTAAAAAGACGGGGCGCTGCTCATTATGAGCAGCGCCCCGTCTTTCCTTTTAAAGCACATCAACCTAAACGGAAGAGATAAAGCTCAAAACCAACCACGTAACCATCGCAGAAGGCAGCATTCCGTCGAGTCTATCCATAAGACCTCCGTGCCCCGGCAGCATAGAGGACATATCTTTGATGCCTAATTCTCGTTTGAATTGTGACTCTACAAGATCGCCCAAAGTTGCACAGATAACCAGTCCGAATCCCAGAATCAAGCCCCACCACCAGGTGTAATCCAGGAGGAAATATACGCTCAGCACGCCAACAGTCATTCCGAAAATAACTGAGCCTGCGAAACCTTCCCATGATTTCTTTGGACTCACTGCGGGAGCCATCGGGTGGGCTCCAAACATCACGCCAGCCACATAGCCACCAACATCGGAAGCGACCACGCACAGCATAAAGGTTACGATGAAATACGCTCCAGGAGCCACATCGTTTTGGAACTGCGAAAGCATAGCCGCAAAACTGCCAAAAAGCGGTACCCAGGTCAATACGAAGATCGCCATTGCAGTATCTCGTAAATAATTTTTCGGCGGCATATGCGGACCATGATGGAAAAGTCTGCTGAACATGGTCACCAATACAGCAGCCACAAAACCAGCCACAAGACCCCGCGTGCCAAAGGGCCAACTAAGCCACAGCATGACCTGTCCACCGATGATAAGAACCCACCGTTGTACTAAATAACCTGCTTCGCTCAACCTTGCGTGTACCTCAGCAGTAGCAAGAGCTATCGCAAGCGCGACTAATGGGTACCAAGCATGCGGAATTACAAAGATGGCTAATAAAACCACCCCTCCCAGACCCGCACCAATGCTAATGGCAGCTTTGAGATCTCGCCCAGCAGAATTTTTAGGCTTTGGAAGATGCTCAAATCCTTTAATGGCATCATTCATTTTGGCAGGTCCTCCGAGGGAGTGAATCGGTGAAGCATAAGCGTCATGCTTATCGCTCAATGTAAGGTTTCAATCCTTAAAGTCAACAAGACGCGGAGGGCACACGCGTATAGCGAATGCCCTCTACATAAGGATTTTCCTCGGCGTAACTAATGTCCTCATCACGCCGCGGGCTGAGGAGTCCTAGACCTCCATTAACTCTGCTTCTTTTTTAGAAACAACCTCATCAACCTGAGCCACGTACTTGGCGGTGATCTTGTCTAATTCCTTTTCGGCTGCTTGAACTTCGTCTTCACCAGCATCGCCATCTTTCTGGATCTTTTTCAGCTGATCCATGCCCTTGCGGCGGACGTTACGGATCGCGATCTTTCCGTCTTCGCCCTTAGATTTGGCAACTTTCACCATCTCTTTACGACGTTCCTCAGTGAGCTGAGGAACTGTGACGCGCAGGACCTGTCCATCGTTTGTGGGATTTACGCCGAGGTCTGAATTCCGAATAGCGTTTTCGATTTCACCCATCATCGACATCTCATAAGGCTTGATCAAAAGCATACGAGCTTCAGGCACAGAAATTGTTGCCATCTGCGTGATCGGTGTCGGAACGCCGTAATAATCGGCGATGACTCCGTTGAACATTGCTGGGTTTGCACGACCAGTACGGATATTAACGAGGTCGTCCCTCGTCCTTTCGACTGTCGTGCCCATGTGCTCTTCAGATTCGAGCAAAATATCGTCGATCATAAAAATCCCTCTTTGTAAAAGACCACGTGTGATGAAGCGTCGCATGGGTTATGAGAACCAACGCAGATGCCCATTTCCACAAGTATTTCTATTTCGGAAAAACTCGGTAGTTCAATAGGTACTTAATCTATCAGGACTTGACCAAGGTTCCGATTTGGTCCCCCGCCACCGCACGCGCGATATTGCCTTCTGTAAGAAGATTGAACACCAAAATCGGCATATCATTGTCCATGCACAGACTAAAGGCCGTCGCATCTGCGACTTTCAAGCCTTTTTCAATTACTTCACGAGGAGTGATGTCGTTGAATAGCTCTGCTTCAGGATTGGTGCGGGGATCATCGCTGTATACACCATCCACGGCCTTTGCCATGAGAAGTACTTCACAATCGATCTCCAGAGCGCGTTGCGCTGCCGTCGTATCTGTAGAGAAATACGGCATACCCATCCCTGCTCCAAAGATAACCACACGCCCTTTTTCTAGATGACGCTTGGCACGAAGAGGCAGGTATGGCTCCGCTACCTGTGCCATGTTGATGGCAGTCTGTACACGGCAGTCGATACCCTCTTGTTCAAGGAAATCTTGCAAAGCTAGGCAGTTCATGACAGTTCCGAGCATTCCCATGTAGTCGGAACGGTTACGATCTAGACCACGCTGCTGAAGCTGTGCACCACGGAAGAAGTTTCCGCCACCAATAACAACGGCTATTTCTGCACCATTCCGAGCAACACTAGCGATTTGACGAGCAACATTTTGTACAACATCGGGGTCGATACCAACGGAACCACCGCCAAACATTTCACCGCCAAGCTTCAGCATCACTCGTTTGTATCCGGTCCGCGAGTTGGTGGCACCTTCAGCCATTGCAGTAAACCTCTCCGACTCTCAGGCACTTGACGTAGCCCGAGCCATATTTTGCTCTCTTTTTGGCACGATAGTCCGCATTTCAAGACATTTACATAGGTTATTAGGGCATAATAAACCGCCCATCCCCGCGTAAAGCCTGCGCTGCTTCAGTCCCTTAGTCAAAGGCACGACACAACGGAATACGAATCGAAAAGAATTCTACCCGCATATACCTTCCAACAAAGCATCCCACTCCGAATAGGCCTTGCATCTGCAGCAGGCATACGCCAAGCCTCGTTAAAAGCACAAAGGCTCCTCCTACGCGTTACTTCTAAAGTGGGATCTGATAACTCAGTCCGATTCTAGAAGTAGTCCGCGTTAGGAGGAGCCTTTCTACAAACTAGGCAAAACCTAGCAGTCGACTAGTGCTGGCCGACCTCGTAACGAACGAAACCGGTCAGGGTAACGCCAGCCTCATCCATGACCTGCTTAACAGTCTTCTTGCTATCTGCAACAGAAGCCTGCTCTACAAGGCAGACATCCTTGTAGAAACCATTGAGACGGCCCTCAACGATCTTCGGGATAGCCTGCTCAGGCTTTCCTTCTTCACGAGTGATCTGCTCAGCAATGGAGCGTTCCTTCTCCACAACCTCAGCAGGCACGTCCTCACGGGTCAGGTATGCAGCCTTCAGTGCAGCAACCTGCATAGCAGCGGCATGTGCAGCCTGCTTAGCGGCATCGCCTTCACCGGTGTATGCAACCATAACGCCCACAGCTGGGGGAAGGTCAGCAGAACGCTGGTGCAAGTAAACAGAGAGGTTCTCAGCTTCCAAGGTCGCTGCGCGACGAAGTTCCAGCTTCTCACCGATCTTTGCGGAGAGCTCCTGGATAGCGTCAGCAGCAGACTTTCCGTCAACGTCAGCAGCAGCAAGTTCTTCAGCAGAGTTAGCCTTCACAGCAGCAGCAGCGTCTGCAACCTTCTGAGCAAACTCCTTGAACTCAGCGTTCTTAGCAACAAAGTCGGTCTCAGAGTTGATCTCGACCATGGTGTTGCCGGAAACAGCAATCAGGCCCTCGGTAGCGTTGCGCTCAGCACGCTTTCCGACGTCCTTAGCACCCTTAATACGAAGAACCTCAACAGCTTTGTCAAAATCGCCATTGGTCTCTTCCAAAGCCTTCTTGCAGTCAAGCATGCCGGAACCGGTGATCTCGCGGAGCTTCTTTACGTCTGCAGCAGTGTAGTTCGCCATTATCGGGGCGATCCTCCTCATGTAGGAAAAATTCTGAAGATTTTCGATGTTTAGCGTATCTGACTCTCGCACTTTATGCAGAAAGACGTCACACTTTTCATCACAATGACCCTAAGGCCTCAAGTCTCAGTGGCTCTTTCCCAAATGCTTCGCAAATAAGGAAAGATAAAACCACAAGGAGCCCCCACCCCGAGCCTCAAAAGCCAACTTCAATTATTTTGGCTTCCTTGCTCTGGAGCTGGGGGCTCGCAGCTATGCCACCCACCGCCAAAGCGGTGGGTGCAAAAGAAGTTTTACTTAGCCTCAGCCTCAGCTGCGACCTCTGCAGGTGCCTCAACCTTTGCTGCAACTTCTTCAGTTGCTTCTACTTTGGCGGCAACCTCAGTCTTGTTTGCGTCACCGGCAGCTTCCTTTGCTGCAGCAAGAGCGCGCTCTTCACGAGCCTTCTTACCTTCAATAACAGCGCTGGAGATAACACGGGTCAGGACGTCGATGGAGCGGATAGCATCATCGTTACCTGGGACCGGGAAGTTAACAACATCCGGATCACAGTTGGTGTCAAGGATTGCAACAACAGGGATGTTCAGCTTGTGAGCCTCAGAAACAGCAATGTGCTCCTTGTTGGTGTCAATGACCCACATTGCAGAAGGAATCTTGTTCATGTCTGCAATACCGCCAAGAACGCGCTCAAGCTTGGTGCGCTCACGGGTAAGCATGAGAACTTCCTTCTTGGTACGGCCATCGTAGCCGTTCTCTGCAGCATCCATAGCCTGCAGTTCTTTCATGCGGTGCAGACGCTTGGAGACAGTCTGGAAGTTGGTCAGCATACCGCCGAGCCAGCGGTGGTTCACGTAAGGCATACCAACGCGCTCAGCTTCGTTCTTCACAGACTCCTGAGCCTGCTTCTTGGTACCAACATAAAGGATGGTGCCGCCGTGAGCAACGGTCTCTTTAACAAACTCGTAAGCCTCGTTGATGAAGGTCAGGGTCTGCTGCAAGTCAATGATGTAGATGCCGTTACGGTCGGTGAAGATGAAACGACGCATCTTCGGGTTCCAACGGCGGGTCTGGTGACCGAAGTGGACACCAGCGTCGAGAAGCTCTCGCATGGTTACAACTGCCATGAGTGCTTCCTTTCTCTAAAAATCGTGGTTGTCATATTTTCACGGGTTTTCCCCGTGTCCTAGCAGAACTGAAACGAAAAGCAACACCCGGAGCTTCTTTAAAGCAAGAAGCATGGGACCACGTTGTTTCGCTGTCACCGCAAAGTGACGCCAGAACTGCGCGTAGTCAGTACGCCAAACTCAGGACACACTGCTAGCGAGCTAGTTTAGACTGACTCTTTCCCGGAAACAAAATGGATATTCCGCCTATCCACATATACAACGATCCCCGCGTCCCCATAAGCAACAAAAGGCTTCTTTCGCCCCAGATTCCACAATTCACGCTTTCCCTATTCTGTTTTTCAAAACAACATCGGAAAACATCAGATCCATGACGTTTTCCCGATTAGACACCCGCACTGCAGCAAAAAATAAAACCTTTTTAGTCAAACTGACCATTCTTTTCGCTACCCTTACTGCAACCTTCTCGGCTTCTCCCGTCGCACACAGCTATAGAGACCCGACTTCCGGAAACCGGTCTGCGAGAAAAGTCCTCAAAGGCTTTAAAAAACCCGAACACAACTGGCTTCCCGGCCATCGCGGCGTAGACCTCGAGTTAGAGATAGGAGCAAACGTACTTGCTGCTGAAACTGGAATAGTCGCGTTCTCTGGGACCGTAGCCGGAACCCCCACACTATCTATCGACCACCCCGATGGAATACGAACTACCTACCAGCCGGTGTTCACATCCTTAAGAAAAGGCGACCATGTCCAGGTAGGGGACGTTATCGGACAATTAGCACCCAGCTCCAATGGCGATCCCGGGCTCCACTGGGGCGCTTTTACGGGCAACTATGACTATCTAAATCCCTTATCGCTTCTCGACGCCCCCGTTATCCGACTCAAGCCACTGCCTAACTAAACCAATCTCATGCCCTCGGATGCGATTGCTTAAACGCTTCTTTGAGGCGCTGGGAACTCACATGTGTATAAATTTGTGTAGTGCTCAACGACGAATGACCAAGTAATTCTTGAACAATTCGCAGATCGGCGCCGCCATCAAGCATGTGAGTGGCAGCGGTATGGCGCACCGAGTGGGGCCCCAATCCTGCGATTCCGGCTTCCTTACCTGCTGCGTCGACAAGCCTCCGAACTTGGCGCGGATCCAGCCGCCCCCCTCGAACCCCCAAGAACAGCGCCACTTCAGATTTATCCTTATACATAGCCGGCCGTCCAAGTTCTATCCACTGAGCCAGTGCGTCGTGCGCAGCCCGACCAAAAGGAACGACTCGCTGCTTGTCTCCTTTACCCAGTACTTTTACCGTTTTTCGCTGCCAGTCAATATCTTCAAGGTCGATACCGCATAACTCCGATACCCGAATCCCCGTTGCATACAACAGCTCAAGAACCGCTCGATCTCGCACAAATTCCGCTTCGCTTTTCGACGCCGGATGTTCAACCACGGACTCCGCTTGCCCCGCAGCCAGCACTTTAGGCAAATGCTGCCCTACCTTTGGAGCAATCAGTCGAGCAGCCACATCAGTCTCAATATATCCTTGCTTGAGCAACCACGAACTCATCGCCCTAGCAGCCGCCACCCGGCGCGCAAGGGTGGCACGCGATTTCCCTTCCGCCACTGCCTCCCCCAACCAGTCCCGTAAGTTGTCCAGGGTAAAATCCTTCAGCTCAGGTTTCCGGCCAGCGAAAGTATGAAGGTCACTGCGATAGCCTTTAAGTGTGGCGGGAGATCTACCCGATACGAGTTCCAAGTGCTCAATAAAATCGTCTATCAGAGCCACCATCTGGACCATTGCGTTCTAGCCTCTCCCCACATAGACAAGAGCGGAGACTACCGTTTCCGGCAGCTCCGCTCTTGAATCTGACTCACCCATAGTGCATAACCATAGCGCGAAGACGTCTGGCGTTAAAAGACCGCATCACGATCACTAAAAAGCCTTCAGCCTCGGCATCTCCGATCAAGAACCAGCCCGAACCCGATCAGAGATTAAATTAGGCTTGCCTGACTAACTTTAAGCCGCATGTACAAAATATGCAACCCCTTCACAATAAAAAGGTTGATAATTATTCACGGCGATGGCTTACTTCCACCGGCACTCCATCTACTTGTCATTAAAAATTACACGTTGCGTCGCCAACCGGCACCTTCTCTTCGCACCATCCCCTTGTTTGATAGCTCAAGCAATAAGTGGACGGCTAAGCCAATAGAGACACCAGCACGTCGAGCAATAATTTCTGTCGCCTCGGTTTCTGAACCTAGTGAGTCATAAATTCGAAGTTCATTCCGGGTTAACTTCTGCACGGAATTAGGGGCGAACGATATCTCATATTGCTCATTAACGTCGACCTCACCGATTCTAGAGATCAAGGCACGGATCTCATCTGCGCTACAGATTAGTTCCGCCTCATGGTTCCGTATCCGTTCATGACATCCGAGAGAGCCAACTGTAGTAATCGGGCCTGGCACAGCCATGGCCACGCGCCCTAAAGCACTTGCCCAACTCAGCGTATTTAATGCACCTGATCGCCACGCAGCTTCTACGGCAACTGTCCCCAGAGATAGAGCTGCTACCAATCTGTTACGCGTAAGAAAGCGGTGGCGATGCGGCGACAGGCCTGGTGCATATTCACTCACCATGCATCCTTTTTGCATAACGGAACGAAACAACCCAGCG from Corynebacterium ulcerans carries:
- a CDS encoding M23 family metallopeptidase; its protein translation is MTFSRLDTRTAAKNKTFLVKLTILFATLTATFSASPVAHSYRDPTSGNRSARKVLKGFKKPEHNWLPGHRGVDLELEIGANVLAAETGIVAFSGTVAGTPTLSIDHPDGIRTTYQPVFTSLRKGDHVQVGDVIGQLAPSSNGDPGLHWGAFTGNYDYLNPLSLLDAPVIRLKPLPN
- a CDS encoding phosphatidate cytidylyltransferase, coding for MNDAIKGFEHLPKPKNSAGRDLKAAISIGAGLGGVVLLAIFVIPHAWYPLVALAIALATAEVHARLSEAGYLVQRWVLIIGGQVMLWLSWPFGTRGLVAGFVAAVLVTMFSRLFHHGPHMPPKNYLRDTAMAIFVLTWVPLFGSFAAMLSQFQNDVAPGAYFIVTFMLCVVASDVGGYVAGVMFGAHPMAPAVSPKKSWEGFAGSVIFGMTVGVLSVYFLLDYTWWWGLILGFGLVICATLGDLVESQFKRELGIKDMSSMLPGHGGLMDRLDGMLPSAMVTWLVLSFISSV
- a CDS encoding lipopolysaccharide assembly LapA domain-containing protein, translating into MRNKDAFHDSSSPEPGSDMPFPSVASGSSNESDEALRTSTELSVPTQDTIGNSSAPANKQTVKKTFAGGTWVALIIGALLLILLLIFILQNQEKVALHMFVWEFSVPVGVGFLLASITGALIMALVGGVRMFQLRRQITKHQ
- the rpsB gene encoding 30S ribosomal protein S2, with the translated sequence MAVVTMRELLDAGVHFGHQTRRWNPKMRRFIFTDRNGIYIIDLQQTLTFINEAYEFVKETVAHGGTILYVGTKKQAQESVKNEAERVGMPYVNHRWLGGMLTNFQTVSKRLHRMKELQAMDAAENGYDGRTKKEVLMLTRERTKLERVLGGIADMNKIPSAMWVIDTNKEHIAVSEAHKLNIPVVAILDTNCDPDVVNFPVPGNDDAIRSIDVLTRVISSAVIEGKKAREERALAAAKEAAGDANKTEVAAKVEATEEVAAKVEAPAEVAAEAEAK
- the tsf gene encoding translation elongation factor Ts; protein product: MANYTAADVKKLREITGSGMLDCKKALEETNGDFDKAVEVLRIKGAKDVGKRAERNATEGLIAVSGNTMVEINSETDFVAKNAEFKEFAQKVADAAAAVKANSAEELAAADVDGKSAADAIQELSAKIGEKLELRRAATLEAENLSVYLHQRSADLPPAVGVMVAYTGEGDAAKQAAHAAAMQVAALKAAYLTREDVPAEVVEKERSIAEQITREEGKPEQAIPKIVEGRLNGFYKDVCLVEQASVADSKKTVKQVMDEAGVTLTGFVRYEVGQH
- the pyrH gene encoding UMP kinase; the encoded protein is MAEGATNSRTGYKRVMLKLGGEMFGGGSVGIDPDVVQNVARQIASVARNGAEIAVVIGGGNFFRGAQLQQRGLDRNRSDYMGMLGTVMNCLALQDFLEQEGIDCRVQTAINMAQVAEPYLPLRAKRHLEKGRVVIFGAGMGMPYFSTDTTAAQRALEIDCEVLLMAKAVDGVYSDDPRTNPEAELFNDITPREVIEKGLKVADATAFSLCMDNDMPILVFNLLTEGNIARAVAGDQIGTLVKS
- the rlmN gene encoding 23S rRNA (adenine(2503)-C(2))-methyltransferase RlmN: MPPKHFADYSVEERISALNELGLPKFRANQIARHYYGRLEADPRTMTDLPAAARVKVQEKLFPTLMTPVRAIETDAGETQKTLWKLHDGTLLESVLMRYPNRATLCISSQAGCGMACPFCATGQGGLDRNLSTAEIVDQVRAASATMTAEGGRLSNIVFMGMGEPLANYKRVVSAVRQITSPVPEGFGISQRNVTVSTVGLAPAIRKLAEEDLSVTLAVSLHTPDDELRDTLVPTNNRWEVAEVLDAARYYADRSGRRVSIEYALIRDVNDQPWRADMLGKKLHKALGSLVHVNLIPLNPTPGSEWDASPKDRQDEFVRRVIAQGVPCTVRDTRGQEIAAACGQLAAEER
- a CDS encoding tyrosine recombinase XerC — translated: MVQMVALIDDFIEHLELVSGRSPATLKGYRSDLHTFAGRKPELKDFTLDNLRDWLGEAVAEGKSRATLARRVAAARAMSSWLLKQGYIETDVAARLIAPKVGQHLPKVLAAGQAESVVEHPASKSEAEFVRDRAVLELLYATGIRVSELCGIDLEDIDWQRKTVKVLGKGDKQRVVPFGRAAHDALAQWIELGRPAMYKDKSEVALFLGVRGGRLDPRQVRRLVDAAGKEAGIAGLGPHSVRHTAATHMLDGGADLRIVQELLGHSSLSTTQIYTHVSSQRLKEAFKQSHPRA
- the frr gene encoding ribosome recycling factor, coding for MIDDILLESEEHMGTTVERTRDDLVNIRTGRANPAMFNGVIADYYGVPTPITQMATISVPEARMLLIKPYEMSMMGEIENAIRNSDLGVNPTNDGQVLRVTVPQLTEERRKEMVKVAKSKGEDGKIAIRNVRRKGMDQLKKIQKDGDAGEDEVQAAEKELDKITAKYVAQVDEVVSKKEAELMEV
- a CDS encoding DUF2631 domain-containing protein translates to MAGSHEIAPEIHHGVSTLDEPSAAWGWHSIGMRAIQISGWISVIFLLGYNFGNHQGHVETIFLFTFAIVIAAGLIYLLVKPQGTQVRTLTAHNQPLGYKEKDWTYEQATCTGEYAKLSDSQLRALNIEPERVRHLRSIPEA